The following coding sequences are from one Saccopteryx bilineata isolate mSacBil1 chromosome 3, mSacBil1_pri_phased_curated, whole genome shotgun sequence window:
- the LOC136330318 gene encoding gem-associated protein 6 isoform X3 has product MAAMNEWMKKGPLEWQDYTYKEVRVTAGEKEYKGWVLTTDPVSASIVLVNFLEDGSMHVTGIMGHAVQTVDIVNEEDHRVKEKLMHLFTSGDCKAYNPEDLEKKKNSLKKWLEKNYIPVTEQGDSPRTLCVAGVLTIEPPYGPEDCSSSNEIILSRVQDLIQGHLAASQ; this is encoded by the exons ATGGCAgctatgaatgaatggatgaagaaagGTCCTTTAGAATGGCAAGATTACACTTACAAGGAGGTCAGAGTGACAGCGGGTGAGAAGGAGTATAAAGGATGGGTTTTAACCACGGACCCAGTCTCTGCCAG TATTGTCCTTGTGAACTTCCTTGAAGATGGCAGCATGCATGTGACCGGAATTATGGGACATGCTGTGCAGACGGTTGACATTGTGAATGAAGAGGACCATAGGGTGAAAGAGAAGCTGATGCATTTGTTCACATCTGGAGACTGCAAGGCATACAACCCTGaggacttggaaaagaaaaagaacagcctaAAGAAATGGCTCGAGAAGAACTACATCCCTGTCACTGAACAGGGAGATTCACCAAGGACACTCTGTGTGGCAGGGGTCCTGACTATAGAGCCACCATATGGTCCAGAAGATTGCAGCAGTTCTAATGAAATTATTCTATCCCGTGTTCAGGATCTTATTCAAGGACATCTTGCAGCTTCCCAATGA